The sequence CGCCCGCGCCCATCTGCGCGTCGTCCCAGACCTGCGCGTGCGGCTCAGAGTCGGCATTGAACTTGCTTGAAGAGTCTCGTGAAGGGCGAAGGGCGACGCGGACGGGAGCGGAACTCCCGGCGTCTCCGAGGCGTTTGAGACGGTGAGAGCGATAGGGTAGCACCAGGGGCAGGGATCGGGAAAACTCAAATGAATTCAATGGATGTGAACGGTGATTCAGGGGCAATTCCCTTGACACCCCGCGAAACGGGCCCATATACTGACGATGCGTGCGGGGGTGCTGTACCCCCGATGGGCTCGCCCGGCGCAGCGCCCGCGGCCTCACCTGGAAAGGAACGGGTGGAGATGAAGGAGTTCGAGAAGAAACCCAGCCCGAACAGGGAGCCCTCGTCAGAAGGGATGAAGGGGTTGTCGAAGTTCCTTCCCATGACGGACTCGAACTACCGCCGGCGGCTCACGGAGTACGAGGTGCAGGTGCAGGACCTGCAGGCCTACGTGCGCTCGCTCGAGGCCGAGACGGTGCGGCTGCGCAAGAAGATGGAGGACGCGCCCAAGGAGAGCATGGTCCTCGAGAACAAGCTCCGCGAGGCCAACCGCCAGCTCGTCCAGTCCTTCAACCAGAACGAGAAGCTCGTCAACGCGCTCTACGAGGCGCGCGAGCAGATCTCCTCCCTGCGCGAGGAG comes from Candidatus Rokuibacteriota bacterium and encodes:
- a CDS encoding proteasome ATPase, with amino-acid sequence MKEFEKKPSPNREPSSEGMKGLSKFLPMTDSNYRRRLTEYEVQVQDLQAYVRSLEAETVRLRKKMEDAPKESMVLENKLREANRQLVQSFNQNEKLVNALYEAREQISSLREEVDKLCAPPSTYGVYLSVNEDSTVNILSQGRKVKVNLHPSIKAEEIKPGQELILNEGLNVVETAGYEIQGDVVILKEVLD